The following coding sequences are from one Trichocoleus desertorum ATA4-8-CV12 window:
- a CDS encoding YdcF family protein codes for MKLKGKRRQHLYRKTLVAKVWSRPVKLGLWGIGFLLGMWLLINTIALRSAALGPVDAVFVLGGSIRREIYVTELAKQHPETPILISQGSQDPCIWLIFQRAQAPIRQVWLEKCADSTFGNFYFNIPLLQQWQVHKVKLITSATHLPRAKWMAQILLGAHGIWVEPDIVREEGVPGNRESWIKTGLDVVRSLVWAAVSQVYTPKCTDVILLSEVNIQEWQQRGFECEHQGKVQ; via the coding sequence ATGAAGCTGAAAGGTAAGCGTCGCCAGCATTTATACAGGAAAACTTTGGTAGCCAAGGTTTGGAGCCGTCCTGTCAAACTTGGACTTTGGGGAATCGGGTTCCTGTTAGGTATGTGGCTCCTGATTAATACGATAGCGTTGCGATCGGCAGCCTTGGGGCCAGTTGATGCTGTTTTCGTGCTGGGGGGTAGTATCCGCCGTGAAATTTATGTCACTGAACTCGCGAAACAACATCCCGAAACCCCGATTCTGATTTCTCAAGGCTCTCAAGACCCTTGCATCTGGCTTATTTTTCAACGCGCTCAAGCCCCCATCAGGCAAGTTTGGTTAGAAAAGTGTGCCGATTCTACATTCGGTAATTTCTACTTCAACATCCCACTGTTACAACAGTGGCAGGTACACAAAGTCAAGCTGATCACCTCTGCCACCCATCTCCCTAGGGCCAAGTGGATGGCACAAATTTTATTGGGAGCACATGGCATTTGGGTGGAGCCAGATATTGTCAGAGAAGAAGGCGTTCCTGGTAATCGTGAGTCCTGGATCAAAACTGGCCTAGATGTAGTGCGGAGTTTAGTCTGGGCGGCAGTCAGCCAGGTTTATACCCCCAAGTGCACTGATGTGATTCTACTGAGCGAGGTCAACATTCAGGAATGGCAACAGCGAGGATTTGAATGCGAGCACCAAGGTAAAGTCCAGTAG
- the recJ gene encoding single-stranded-DNA-specific exonuclease RecJ has protein sequence MLEQQVQPVPILQADAHHVTAEPPAWFVQAVQQQAIGLPGHYVAQLLWQRGIQDPEQLAGFLHPQFYQPASPFEFGQEMQWAVERLQQARSQDEVVAIWGDFDADGITATAVLWDGLGQFFSQGDRLLYYIPNRLIESHGLSQQGLDRLAAQGCQLVVTCDTGSTNLAEIKYAQSLGMDVIVTDHHTLPPERPDVTAIVNPRYLLPTHPLAHLSGVAVAYKLVEALYQTWPEVPQQPLTHLLDLVAIGLIADLVQLTGDCRYLAQQGIEQLQQHLINHEAGVKPPRPGIARLLELCKKTGDRPTDISFGLGPRINAVSRIQGDAHFCVELLTSRDEQRCRQLAEETELANIRRKALQREVTHQVKDRLAQLDLSTTSVIVLVDTQWPVGVLGLVAGQIAQEYGRPTILLNADSLDLDLTTPNSTNETRSQASALARGSARSVNQIDLYQLVQEQAYLLHSFGGHPFAAGLSLPVANIPLFTEAVNRQLRQQNCGTPSSTSANQADLVVTVAELGKTLFRELKLLEPCGMGNPVPKLLIQNCWFERSWHRNIQDWQGRKVQYIKTEFALRDHSTTVGFPGVWWGHYKEELPSGRCDVVVELDFNTYENRQRGKKPHYEVRLLEVFPVSEATLLNQVSHPVDWLIDWRGELEPFTPDTQTLWVTQCPASWGELQAWFRRAIQAGQRLAIAYPPPNLIAPTQIWQQLIGIAKYLSRTGCSATRNQLHEKLGIGDRSLQLGFQALQFLGFAVTYAEQGFQVEFQAKADPTSVEMQLTEAVQQFLGVVQEEQFRRQYFYRVPLSTLEAVAQQTMLLQAHRSPQAPLTEEPQL, from the coding sequence ATGCTGGAGCAGCAAGTACAGCCCGTGCCCATATTGCAAGCAGATGCTCATCACGTCACAGCTGAGCCACCTGCTTGGTTTGTTCAGGCTGTGCAGCAGCAGGCTATAGGTCTCCCTGGCCATTATGTAGCTCAGTTATTGTGGCAGCGGGGAATTCAAGACCCAGAGCAACTTGCTGGGTTTTTGCACCCACAGTTTTATCAGCCAGCCAGCCCGTTTGAGTTTGGGCAGGAGATGCAATGGGCTGTGGAGCGCCTCCAACAAGCGCGGAGCCAAGATGAAGTTGTAGCAATTTGGGGAGATTTTGACGCGGATGGCATTACAGCCACAGCCGTACTTTGGGATGGGTTGGGCCAATTTTTTAGTCAGGGTGATCGCCTACTTTACTACATCCCCAATCGCTTGATTGAGTCTCATGGTCTGTCTCAACAGGGGCTCGATCGCCTAGCAGCTCAAGGTTGTCAATTAGTCGTTACTTGCGATACGGGTAGCACCAATCTGGCCGAAATCAAGTACGCCCAAAGTTTAGGCATGGATGTGATTGTCACCGATCACCATACCCTGCCGCCAGAACGCCCTGATGTGACAGCAATTGTCAACCCTCGTTATTTGCTGCCAACTCATCCTTTAGCTCATCTTTCTGGGGTGGCTGTTGCCTACAAACTGGTGGAAGCCCTCTACCAAACTTGGCCTGAAGTACCGCAACAGCCGCTCACACATTTGCTAGATTTGGTCGCCATTGGTCTGATTGCTGATCTGGTTCAGCTCACCGGAGATTGTCGGTATTTAGCCCAGCAAGGTATTGAGCAATTGCAGCAGCATCTAATTAATCATGAAGCGGGAGTTAAGCCACCTCGACCGGGGATTGCTCGTTTGTTGGAGCTGTGCAAAAAAACAGGCGATCGCCCCACGGATATTTCTTTTGGATTGGGTCCTCGGATCAATGCAGTAAGTCGGATTCAAGGCGATGCCCATTTTTGTGTGGAATTGCTCACTAGTCGGGACGAACAGCGCTGTCGGCAGTTGGCCGAAGAAACAGAGCTAGCCAATATTCGTCGCAAAGCTCTACAGCGGGAAGTGACCCACCAGGTCAAAGACAGACTGGCGCAGCTAGATCTCTCAACCACCAGCGTTATTGTCCTAGTTGATACCCAATGGCCAGTTGGGGTCTTGGGCCTAGTCGCGGGACAAATCGCCCAAGAATATGGTCGTCCCACAATTTTGCTCAATGCTGATTCGCTAGATCTGGATTTGACAACACCCAACTCAACTAACGAGACGCGATCGCAGGCTTCAGCTTTGGCTAGAGGATCGGCGCGATCGGTGAATCAAATTGATCTTTACCAGCTCGTACAAGAGCAAGCTTACTTACTTCACAGCTTCGGGGGCCATCCCTTTGCAGCAGGGCTGAGCCTACCAGTCGCTAATATTCCCCTGTTTACTGAAGCCGTTAATCGCCAACTACGACAGCAAAACTGCGGCACCCCTTCTTCGACTTCTGCCAATCAAGCTGATCTAGTGGTCACAGTGGCAGAGTTAGGCAAAACTCTATTCCGCGAACTTAAGCTGCTAGAACCCTGTGGCATGGGGAATCCTGTTCCCAAACTCCTCATCCAAAACTGCTGGTTTGAGCGGTCTTGGCACCGCAACATCCAAGATTGGCAGGGTCGAAAAGTTCAGTACATCAAAACAGAATTTGCACTGCGCGATCATTCGACTACGGTTGGTTTTCCGGGGGTTTGGTGGGGGCACTACAAAGAAGAACTTCCCTCAGGACGCTGTGACGTGGTTGTAGAACTGGATTTCAATACCTACGAAAATCGTCAACGTGGCAAAAAACCACACTACGAAGTTCGGCTGTTAGAGGTATTTCCTGTTAGCGAAGCAACGTTACTGAACCAAGTCTCTCATCCTGTAGATTGGCTAATCGATTGGCGCGGAGAACTTGAACCCTTTACACCAGACACACAGACATTGTGGGTGACCCAATGCCCAGCTAGTTGGGGCGAATTGCAAGCTTGGTTTCGTCGAGCGATTCAAGCAGGCCAGCGATTGGCGATCGCTTATCCACCTCCGAACCTGATTGCTCCTACCCAAATTTGGCAGCAGTTGATCGGCATTGCTAAATATCTCAGCCGTACGGGTTGTTCTGCCACTCGAAACCAGTTGCATGAAAAATTGGGGATCGGCGATCGCTCGTTGCAATTGGGCTTTCAAGCGTTGCAGTTTCTCGGCTTTGCCGTCACTTACGCTGAGCAGGGATTCCAAGTGGAGTTTCAAGCGAAAGCTGACCCTACATCTGTAGAGATGCAATTAACGGAAGCAGTCCAGCAATTCTTGGGAGTAGTTCAAGAAGAGCAGTTTCGTCGCCAATATTTTTATCGAGTGCCCTTATCAACGCTAGAAGCAGTAGCTCAGCAAACAATGCTGCTACAAGCTCACCGCTCACCTCAAGCACCTTTAACTGAGGAGCCTCAGCTGTAA